In the Pelmatolapia mariae isolate MD_Pm_ZW linkage group LG10_11, Pm_UMD_F_2, whole genome shotgun sequence genome, ATATCTGATTCAGGCTGTACTCAGTTCaccctttttgctttttgcagatCACTGTGTACGATCAGGAGTACTTCCAGGGCAGGCGTATGGAGTTTACCGCCAGCTGCCAGAACATCATGGAGTGTGGGATGGAGAACATCCGCTCcctgaaggtggagtgtggcGCGTACGTATCCGATGAGCTTCCTTGCTCTTTTGGAAACCCTCAAACTGTTTAAAGAAACTAAAACGGAGTCTCTTTCCTTCAGATTTTGGATGGTTTAGATAGAAGGTGTGCTCAttattcttttcatttgtttctggCTTCCAGCTGGGTGGGCTATGAGCACTCCAGCTTCTGCGGCCAACAGTTCGTCCTGGAGAAGGGAGACTACCCCCGTTTTGAGGCTTATAGTGGCAGCAACTCCTACCGCATTGAGAGAATGATCTCCTTCAGGCCCATCTGCTGTGCTGTAGGTTAACACAGCACACTATAACAGCCATTAGCTGACATCAGCTTATTCTCAAATTCTGCTGAGacttctttttcctctcttttgcaCAGAACCACAAGGACTCCCGCATGATCATCTATGAGATGGAGAACATGATGGGACGTCAGTTCGAGATGTGTGA is a window encoding:
- the LOC134637285 gene encoding beta-crystallin A1-like, which produces MALTNPMPMGPWKITVYDQEYFQGRRMEFTASCQNIMECGMENIRSLKVECGAWVGYEHSSFCGQQFVLEKGDYPRFEAYSGSNSYRIERMISFRPICCANHKDSRMIIYEMENMMGRQFEMCDDYPSLQAMGWFNNEVGSMQIQSGAFVCYQYPGYRGHQYIMECDCRGGEYKCYREFGSHAQTPQIQSIRRIQH